Proteins from a genomic interval of Plutella xylostella chromosome 24, ilPluXylo3.1, whole genome shotgun sequence:
- the LOC119692195 gene encoding histone H2A codes for MSGRGKGGKVKGKAKSRSNRAGLQFPVGRIHRLLRKGNYAERVGAGAPVYLAAVMEYLAAEVLELAGNAARDNKKTRIIPRHLQLAIRNDEELNKLLSGVTIAQGGVLPNIQAVLLPKKTEKKA; via the coding sequence ATGTCTGGCCGCGGCAAGGGAGGCAAGGTTAAGGGAAAGGCAAAGTCCCGTTCAAACCGTGCTGGACTCCAGTTCCCCGTCGGTCGTATCCACAGGCTGCTGCGCAAGGGTAACTACGCCGAGCGTGTCGGTGCCGGTGCGCCCGTTTACCTGGCGGCCGTCATGGAGTACCTGGCCGCTGAAGTTCTCGAGTTGGCCGGTAACGCCGCCCGTGACAACAAGAAGACCAGAATCATCCCGAGACACTTGCAGCTGGCCATCCGCAACGACGAGGAGCTGAACAAGCTGCTCTCCGGCGTGACCATCGCCCAGGGTGGTGTGCTGCCTAACATCCAGGCCGTGCTTCTGCCCAAGAAGACCGAGAAGAAGGCTTAA
- the LOC119694756 gene encoding histone H1B-like, with translation MADTAVASDAPAPTTPAKKPKASAAAKKPKAKPTHPKTSEMVNKAIKDLKERSGSSLQAIKKYIAASYKVDAEKLAPFIRKYLKSAVESGALIQTKGKGASGSFKLESKTSAAKKPAGAAKPAKKAAAAKKPAKKAVAASSAAAKKKSASASPSKPKSAAATKDKKAAAAKKKPAAKAKIATPSKAKSAAPKAKKTAKPPTKKPKAPKPKKAAAPKAKPAAKKSSAAGKK, from the coding sequence ATGGCTGACACCGCTGTTGCATCCGACGCGCCCGCGCCCACCACCCCCGCGAAGAAGCCGAAGGCATCCGCAGCAGCCAAGAAGCCGAAAGCGAAGCCCACGCACCCGAAGACCTCCGAGATGGTCAACAAGGCCATCAAGGACCTGAAGGAGCGCAGCGGCTCGTCTCTGCAGGCGATTAAGAAGTACATCGCCGCGTCTTACAAGGTCGACGCTGAAAAGCTCGCGCCTTTCATCAGAAAGTACCTGAAGAGCGCCGTCGAGTCCGGCGCGCTGATCCAGACCAAGGGCAAGGGTGCGTCCGGTTCGTTCAAGCTCGAGTCGAAAACTTCCGCAGCCAAGAAGCCAGCAGGCGCCGCCAAACCGGCCAAGAAGGCTGCCGCCGCTAAGAAGCCCGCCAAGAAGGCCGTCGCTGCgtcctccgccgccgccaagAAGAAGTCCGCCTCCGCTTCACCGTCTAAGCCCAAGTCTGCGGCTGCCACAAAGGACAAGAAAGCCGCCGCCGCTAAAAAGAAGCCCGCCGCGAAGGCGAAAATCGCCACACCCTCAAAGGCTAAAAGCGCCGCACCCAAGGCAAAGAAGACCGCCAAGCCGCCGACTAAGAAGCCGAAGGCGCCCAAACCGAAGAAGGCTGCCGCTCCCAAGGCGAAGCCCGCAGCTAAGAAGTCCTCCGCCGCCGGCAAGAAGTAA